One genomic segment of Erythrobacter sp. THAF29 includes these proteins:
- a CDS encoding amidohydrolase family protein yields the protein MAVFDLIIRGGTIVDGTGAPAFTGDVAIKDGLIAQVGNVSGAAAEEIDAAGKVVAPGFVDIHTHYDGQATWDQEMAPSSWHGVTTVVMGNCGVGFAPAKPDRHEWLISLMEGVEDIPGTALSEGITWDWETFPEYLDALEKLPRTVDVGTHVPHGAVRAYVLGDREQPGAVPTQEDIEKMCEIVEEGIRAGALGFSTSRTVLHKSVDGELVPGTTATPEELVAIGKAMGRGRDAGGHAVFEMASDLQRDWNEFEWMGKLSREAGIPVTFAALQSIAKELPLEEQISEMRAQNDNGANIVAQIALRGNGIIMAWQGTVNPFAFRPSWQAIKDLPWEEQKAKLLDPAFKKRLLSEANDYAEAPQDILPVVMVITQGWALQYEMDPDFDYEPDASASVNARAEAAGVDPQEYAYDMLCREDATGFIYLPILNYADGNLDFLLPLQQAEDTVNSLSDGGAHCGTICDAASPTFMLEHWVKGRRRGDRLTLEHAIKRQCRDTAVLYGLEDRGVIAPGYLADLNVIDMERLKLGRPWLAFDLPAGGKRLLQKANGYVCTIKNGIVTFRNGKWTGETPGGLIRGPQRAEFAEAAE from the coding sequence ATGGCTGTTTTCGACCTCATAATTCGCGGCGGCACGATCGTGGACGGTACTGGTGCGCCCGCATTCACGGGCGATGTCGCGATCAAGGACGGCCTCATCGCACAAGTCGGAAATGTCTCTGGCGCTGCGGCGGAAGAGATTGACGCGGCCGGAAAGGTCGTCGCGCCCGGCTTTGTGGATATTCACACGCATTACGACGGTCAGGCGACGTGGGACCAAGAGATGGCTCCCTCTAGTTGGCACGGCGTGACCACGGTAGTCATGGGCAATTGCGGGGTCGGTTTCGCTCCTGCCAAGCCCGACCGCCACGAATGGCTCATCAGTCTGATGGAAGGGGTCGAGGATATTCCCGGAACCGCGCTTTCCGAAGGCATTACATGGGATTGGGAGACATTCCCCGAATATCTCGATGCCCTCGAAAAGCTCCCGCGAACGGTCGATGTCGGCACCCACGTCCCGCACGGTGCGGTCCGGGCTTATGTTCTTGGCGACCGCGAACAGCCCGGCGCGGTTCCGACCCAGGAAGACATCGAGAAGATGTGCGAAATTGTCGAGGAAGGCATTCGCGCCGGCGCCCTCGGTTTCTCCACCTCTCGCACAGTGCTGCACAAATCGGTCGATGGCGAACTGGTGCCGGGCACCACTGCCACACCTGAAGAACTCGTCGCGATCGGCAAAGCGATGGGCCGCGGGAGGGATGCCGGCGGGCACGCCGTGTTCGAAATGGCGAGCGATCTCCAGCGCGACTGGAATGAATTCGAGTGGATGGGCAAGCTTTCGCGCGAGGCCGGAATCCCCGTCACTTTCGCAGCCCTCCAATCGATCGCGAAGGAATTGCCCCTCGAAGAGCAGATCAGCGAAATGCGCGCGCAAAACGACAACGGCGCGAACATCGTCGCCCAAATCGCGCTGCGCGGAAACGGGATCATCATGGCGTGGCAGGGGACAGTGAACCCGTTCGCCTTCCGCCCAAGCTGGCAGGCGATCAAGGATCTTCCATGGGAGGAGCAGAAGGCCAAGCTGCTCGATCCCGCGTTCAAGAAGCGGTTGCTGTCCGAGGCGAACGATTATGCGGAAGCGCCGCAGGACATCCTGCCTGTCGTCATGGTCATCACCCAAGGCTGGGCGCTGCAATACGAAATGGATCCGGACTTCGATTACGAGCCCGATGCAAGCGCAAGCGTGAATGCTCGGGCCGAGGCCGCTGGTGTCGATCCACAAGAGTACGCCTACGACATGCTGTGCCGCGAGGACGCGACCGGGTTCATCTACCTGCCGATCCTCAACTATGCGGACGGCAATCTCGATTTCCTCCTACCGCTCCAGCAGGCCGAAGACACAGTCAACTCTTTGTCCGATGGCGGCGCGCATTGCGGGACGATCTGCGATGCGGCTTCGCCCACGTTCATGCTGGAGCACTGGGTCAAAGGTCGTCGGCGCGGCGACCGGCTGACCCTCGAACACGCGATCAAGCGGCAGTGCCGTGACACCGCCGTGCTTTACGGACTGGAAGATCGCGGCGTGATCGCGCCAGGATACCTGGCCGATCTTAACGTGATCGACATGGAACGGTTGAAGCTCGGGCGTCCGTGGCTGGCTTTCGACCTTCCAGCGGGCGGCAAGCGGCTCCTGCAAAAAGCGAATGGCTATGTCTGCACGATCAAGAACGGCATCGTAACCTTCCGAAACGGCAAATGGACCGGTGAAACGCCCGGTGGCCTTATCCGAGGGCCACAGCGCGCAGAGTTCGCCGAAGCGGCGGAATGA
- a CDS encoding SDR family oxidoreductase, producing the protein MTGYKPKPDDWAVITGAGRGIGRWLSQHFAAKGMRICALDIDAYEAEETARLCGLASRAHGCDVSDRKETERVAEKLIAQGVEPSLLWINAGVGCADTVCEAKESTLDWLMGVNVMGPVHTARAWLPALKAQSGSRHVGITASSASVVPVSGPFTLYATTKQMTAAIGEALTAELAEDGIGVTILCPGILNTQIWNAAQARPDRFGGARSAPDEIGDHWRAQPGPEVLEKGLDTVLGRGGGWCIVPTEEDTEARMETRHRAQHHGFFHYALGREDAES; encoded by the coding sequence ATGACCGGATACAAACCCAAGCCCGACGACTGGGCCGTCATCACCGGTGCCGGTCGAGGTATCGGGCGCTGGCTATCGCAGCACTTCGCCGCAAAGGGCATGCGCATCTGCGCGCTCGATATCGACGCCTACGAGGCAGAGGAAACCGCTCGGCTTTGCGGGCTGGCATCGCGCGCGCATGGCTGCGATGTTTCGGATCGCAAGGAGACGGAACGCGTCGCCGAGAAGCTGATCGCCCAGGGAGTTGAGCCATCATTGCTCTGGATCAATGCCGGAGTCGGTTGCGCAGACACCGTGTGCGAGGCGAAAGAGAGCACGCTCGACTGGCTCATGGGTGTCAACGTCATGGGGCCCGTTCACACCGCCAGGGCGTGGCTACCGGCCTTGAAAGCCCAATCCGGCTCACGTCATGTGGGAATTACAGCTAGCTCCGCATCTGTCGTACCTGTCAGCGGCCCCTTCACGCTCTATGCGACCACCAAGCAAATGACAGCAGCTATCGGAGAGGCGCTTACGGCCGAGCTGGCCGAGGATGGCATAGGCGTTACGATCCTGTGCCCGGGCATTCTCAACACGCAAATCTGGAACGCCGCGCAAGCCCGGCCCGATAGGTTCGGTGGCGCCCGATCAGCGCCCGACGAGATCGGCGATCACTGGCGCGCCCAGCCCGGTCCTGAAGTGCTCGAGAAAGGTCTCGACACCGTTCTGGGGCGCGGCGGCGGCTGGTGCATCGTCCCGACGGAGGAAGACACCGAAGCGCGCATGGAGACCCGCCACCGCGCGCAACATCACGGCTTTTTCCACTATGCACTCGGGCGTGAAGACGCCGAGAGCTAG
- a CDS encoding DUF2855 family protein, whose translation MTIQQVHVRKDELDHADLVQVEPGELADGAVRLKIESFSVTANNITYAVVGDGFGYWNFFPAPEGFGIVPMWGHAKVVESKHDEIEVGERVYGYLPMATHLDVRPGNVSPSSFMDSTDYRQPMSPVYNTYRRLASDPEHDPSREAERMVFGPLFTTGFLIEYFLRNEDWFGAEQVVLTSASSKTAMGLAAVAKQNSPSIKRVGLTSESNVEFVEGTGLYDKVYSYESVGLLSINPSVVVDFAGNAGLLAKVHEHFGDVLKYSCLVGATHIEERGEGGLAADRGLPGPKPTLFFAPDHAVAFFKEHGQEEGGKLHAVAWREFLKSVEGTVEIVRKQGLEAAREVYLEMIGGNVDPSKGIVIEP comes from the coding sequence ATGACCATCCAGCAAGTCCATGTCCGCAAGGACGAACTCGATCACGCCGATCTCGTCCAAGTCGAGCCGGGCGAGCTCGCGGACGGGGCTGTTCGGCTCAAAATCGAAAGCTTCTCGGTGACCGCGAACAATATCACATACGCGGTGGTTGGCGACGGGTTCGGTTACTGGAATTTCTTTCCCGCTCCCGAAGGCTTTGGAATCGTCCCGATGTGGGGGCACGCCAAGGTGGTCGAGAGCAAGCATGATGAGATTGAAGTTGGCGAGAGGGTTTATGGCTATTTGCCGATGGCGACCCATCTCGATGTACGTCCGGGCAATGTCTCACCCTCCAGCTTCATGGACTCTACCGATTATCGCCAGCCGATGAGCCCGGTCTACAACACCTATCGCCGACTCGCCTCTGACCCGGAGCATGATCCTTCGCGCGAAGCTGAACGGATGGTGTTCGGTCCGCTTTTCACAACCGGTTTCCTCATCGAGTATTTCTTGCGCAACGAGGACTGGTTCGGCGCCGAACAGGTGGTCCTCACCAGCGCTTCGTCAAAGACGGCGATGGGCCTTGCCGCAGTTGCCAAGCAGAACTCGCCCAGCATCAAGCGCGTTGGATTGACGTCCGAGAGCAATGTCGAATTTGTCGAGGGCACGGGGCTGTACGACAAGGTTTATTCCTATGAGAGCGTAGGCCTTCTCTCGATCAATCCTTCCGTAGTGGTCGATTTCGCTGGCAATGCGGGGTTGCTCGCCAAAGTGCACGAACACTTTGGCGATGTGCTCAAGTATTCATGCCTCGTCGGTGCGACGCATATCGAGGAGCGCGGGGAGGGCGGCCTTGCTGCCGATCGCGGCTTGCCGGGGCCGAAGCCCACATTGTTCTTCGCTCCTGATCACGCGGTCGCGTTCTTCAAGGAGCACGGCCAGGAAGAAGGCGGGAAACTGCACGCCGTTGCTTGGCGGGAATTTCTCAAGAGCGTCGAGGGTACGGTCGAGATCGTCAGGAAACAGGGCCTCGAGGCTGCACGCGAAGTCTATCTCGAGATGATCGGCGGCAATGTCGATCCGTCCAAGGGGATCGTGATCGAGCCCTAG
- a CDS encoding glutathione S-transferase family protein, giving the protein MTAQVRIFGTVISTYTRIVEIVCEEAGLSHETVPTAARSPENRHPFGRIPVVEIDGLELIESVAIANYIDNAHNSGALQPSAPAARALSDKWVAIANNYLFPMFEHGLVMPWIMHRVAGYPLERERIERALPDISRALGFVEAALSEGGAWTANGFTLADVFLYPVFRGLQLTPQGEVGIAQCDHISEWLEECEKRPSIVATRWESEP; this is encoded by the coding sequence ATGACTGCGCAGGTCCGCATTTTCGGGACGGTCATTTCGACCTACACCCGGATCGTCGAAATCGTTTGCGAGGAGGCGGGACTCAGTCACGAGACGGTCCCGACAGCCGCTCGCTCGCCCGAGAACCGACACCCCTTCGGCAGGATTCCGGTGGTCGAGATCGACGGGCTTGAGCTGATCGAGAGCGTCGCAATCGCAAACTACATTGACAATGCCCACAATAGCGGTGCTCTTCAGCCATCTGCACCCGCGGCTCGGGCGCTTTCTGACAAATGGGTCGCAATCGCAAATAACTACCTGTTTCCCATGTTCGAGCACGGGCTGGTGATGCCCTGGATCATGCACCGTGTCGCCGGATATCCACTCGAACGCGAACGCATCGAGCGTGCGCTTCCAGATATCAGCCGAGCCCTCGGTTTCGTCGAAGCTGCACTATCCGAAGGCGGCGCATGGACTGCAAACGGCTTCACCTTGGCAGACGTGTTTCTCTATCCGGTGTTTCGAGGCCTGCAGCTGACCCCGCAAGGTGAAGTCGGCATCGCGCAGTGCGATCACATTTCCGAGTGGCTGGAAGAGTGCGAAAAGCGCCCATCGATTGTCGCAACACGGTGGGAAAGCGAACCCTGA
- the dnaN gene encoding DNA polymerase III subunit beta, with protein sequence MKATIERATLLRCLSHVQSVVERRNTIPILSNVLIDASDGGSVKVMATDLDLQVLENMSAASVESPGAITVSAHLLFDIARKLPEGSQVSLETAENRMEIKAGRSRFKLPTLPRDDFPVIVEGDLPTSFELPARQLAEMIDRTRFAISTEETRYYLNGIFLHVTDDDEPVLKAAATDGHRLARFTLPRPDGAEGMPDVIVPRKAVAELRKLLEEALDGNVQIDLSASKIRFTLGGEGGVVLTSKLIDGTFPDYSRVIPTGNDKLLKVDPKSFFQGVDRVATIATEKTRAVKMGLDTDKVTLSVTSPDNGTATEELAAEYKSDGFEIGFNANYLKDILDQIDSETVELHLADPGAPTLIRQDEKSPALYVLMPMRV encoded by the coding sequence ATGAAGGCTACGATCGAACGCGCGACGCTTTTGCGTTGTCTCTCCCACGTCCAGTCGGTGGTCGAGCGCCGCAATACGATACCCATCCTTTCCAACGTCCTGATTGACGCGAGTGACGGTGGCAGCGTGAAGGTCATGGCGACCGACCTTGATTTGCAGGTGCTCGAGAATATGAGCGCTGCTTCGGTCGAAAGCCCGGGCGCGATTACGGTTTCTGCGCATCTTTTGTTCGATATCGCTCGCAAGCTGCCCGAAGGCAGCCAGGTGAGCCTTGAGACGGCTGAAAACCGGATGGAGATCAAGGCGGGCCGCAGCCGGTTCAAGCTTCCGACCCTCCCGCGCGACGACTTCCCCGTCATCGTCGAAGGCGACCTTCCGACCTCGTTCGAACTTCCCGCACGCCAGCTGGCCGAGATGATCGACCGCACGCGCTTCGCGATTTCGACCGAGGAAACACGGTATTACCTGAACGGTATCTTCCTGCATGTCACCGACGACGATGAGCCGGTGCTCAAAGCTGCGGCGACGGACGGTCACCGTCTCGCGCGCTTCACGCTTCCGCGCCCCGACGGCGCAGAGGGCATGCCCGACGTGATCGTACCTCGCAAAGCAGTCGCGGAGCTTCGCAAATTGCTCGAGGAAGCGCTCGATGGCAATGTCCAGATCGATCTGTCGGCAAGCAAGATCCGCTTTACCCTTGGCGGAGAAGGCGGCGTGGTGCTCACCAGCAAGCTGATCGACGGAACTTTCCCCGATTACAGCCGAGTTATTCCGACCGGCAACGACAAGCTCCTCAAAGTCGATCCGAAGAGCTTCTTCCAGGGTGTTGACCGCGTTGCGACAATCGCAACCGAGAAAACCCGCGCGGTGAAGATGGGGCTCGATACCGACAAGGTCACGCTTTCGGTGACTTCGCCCGATAACGGCACGGCGACGGAGGAACTGGCCGCGGAATACAAGTCCGATGGGTTCGAGATCGGCTTCAATGCCAATTATCTGAAGGACATCCTCGACCAGATCGACAGCGAGACGGTCGAGCTGCACCTTGCGGACCCCGGCGCACCCACCTTGATCCGGCAAGATGAAAAAAGCCCGGCGCTTTACGTCCTCATGCCAATGAGGGTGTGA